The following proteins are co-located in the Silene latifolia isolate original U9 population chromosome 1, ASM4854445v1, whole genome shotgun sequence genome:
- the LOC141599839 gene encoding uncharacterized protein LOC141599839 yields MDSGRDSGGRAFRNRERSASYAPYQRDRKGLRQNYLCKNCKRPGHFARECPNDSVCNNCGQAGHMAADCKAKTMCWNCKEPGHLSTECNNQPICHSCGKMGHLARECPKSSDPRICSNCFHPGHMASDCINEKACNKCRKSGHLARDCHDQPICNICNLTGHVARQCPNSAPPPQFPPPFPPPPPPPSMFGGPPLLPHMVVPSFHDMFCRSCGRPGHGTHQCMYMIMCSACGGRGHRAFNCPGQMLDMVYHRF; encoded by the exons ATGGATTCTGGTAGAGATTCAGGAGGTAGAGCTTTCCGGAACAGGGAACGTTCTGCATCATATGCACCATATCAACGCGACAGAAAAGGTCTCAG GCAAAACTATCTGTGTAAGAATTGCAAGCGACCCGGGCATTTTGCTAGAGAATGTCCAAATGATtctgtgtgtaacaattgtggccAGGCTGG GCACATGGCCGCTGACTGTAAAGCGAAGACAATGTGCTGGAACTGTAAAGAACCAGGGCACCTTTCTACCGAATGCAACAATCAACCGATCTGCCATTCATGCGGGAAGATGGGCCACTTGGCTCGTGAATgtccgaaatcaagtgaccctAGAATTTGCAGCAACTGTTTCCATCCAGGCCATATGGCTTCAGACTGCATCAATGAAAAGGCATGCAATAAGTGCCGAAAGTCTGGCCATCTTGCTAGGGATTGTCATGACCAGCCTATCTGCAACATCTGCAATTTAACGGGACATGTAGCGCGACAATGTCCTAACTCAGCTCCACCACCACAGTTCCCTCCACCattcccaccaccaccaccaccaccatcaatgTTTGGAGGTCCACCTCTTCTGCCGCATATGGTTGTCCCCTCATTTCACGACATGTTCTGCAGAAGTTGTGGTCGCCCAGGTCATGGTACTCATCAATGCATGTACATGATCATGTGCAGTGCGTGTGGTGGTCGTGGTCATCGAGCATTTAATTGTCCTGGTCAGATGCTTGATATGGTCTATCACAGATTTTGA